A section of the Ursus arctos isolate Adak ecotype North America unplaced genomic scaffold, UrsArc2.0 scaffold_50, whole genome shotgun sequence genome encodes:
- the LOC130542820 gene encoding thyroid receptor-interacting protein 11-like, with translation MLPWVGGLGSGLDHSPGEVDGREPCFTSHIDFTGHVGKGTSTGEEMDFADLITSQAQINRLMKDIETLEAEVSHWRRLSQSSSKILDSSEIWKLKTTIRDLEQQRMKKLDEHQLEVSVLQRLHKKQLADVIERHRQQLREYEQRESELGRVEQQLAEMERLNDNLNNVASDVRAENQKLVLALQDVRHQLEESILRNNEECLENNIAVRALKIEKGRLVAKLYRTEKKALEEKRKYKQTIKKLLPLEHARLIRLMQEKDLELFHLQKKIEQMDADHRETKDMLSSALEEQKQLTQVIKEKASRSNDLLEQTVEDKDMRLTSVTAENHHLKEELERLRQQSRPVPDPKILELECEVFQLNELKDDLEEEVKEQQKIIHNQQQGKIRLLQSLQEQKQNVDHLQSQQEQLHIERAQLLAAKDQEIQNLQDTLGQMKAQLPDKSQHIAAEHCDDVQVTSSQPLPRENGSEKLDPSKGETQRSVQGIKEQEVEMKLLTEQNIRLTEHIDRVSKEEIGKLTQIIQQKDLEIEGLSSRISAASQRQRVDVERLQQQLQECASKSDQVLAVLNEKTRENSHLTREYQKMTERLAAKEAELQRMQEENRKLSPRIECSGQEMFRETIQNLSHIIREKDLEVDALSQKCQTLLTILQTSSTGDEVRGVHIDQFKELLRERDTFKQRVKIMEEWKEQVMTTVQNMKQESPQLQSDLRQLQAQACPGSEEDSKLQATSMDLIQTYRGKEITLEHLEKDLARIQLSIGENCHAKDLLLGKLDAIFLQPSPDSSEPADSLKAVTSDVVSQSSQLRQEEVEELRKSMQEKDTMIRTLQEEKQRWMDSVSAASPGEGKQQEHGDSDMEPLKEKQAVLQNFIPDQELRLQAKSEELLSLQEKFSSQVSENDLLRQAVTDLKERLADFETDVCQLKEENAKLVETCREKEMENQALQETNRRLSMLPREEESQSAAVEEKALALEQVLRGKEEGETGEAKRLVDAVASVQDQTVVCPQEREEVLLALTQKQMETCALQKEVHHLRERESRLTQELERRRHVASEAEDSRRREALVSEGKVAQLREEVTVLQGKLVLSSTALENASHRASVQVQSLREQLHVVTQQKEEAAFQLAASQEEGRQYGHVLAALKLELAEWMEKADSLEGKLKSLQGRFQKAKADLGLKEDQLQEVKKQNEVQQEVLEDTQKKLMDLVSKSEGMVDKTLLRRLFVGSLQAPDADRQEALRLMAGTLGIQEDQMRQLFSERPGGVTSWVTGGPGSRSAPNTPGKPSHRAMANNSFSGLFIQFLEAESHSASPPPKPSAHAVKPPDSGGRGKVAKKQGPQHLNTALGSTPRKKDVKPRTTAVSLITPPGPETDGSEHLLLNAVTDAFPTYTPQILSPATKVGMAATGPSKK, from the coding sequence ATGTTGCCTTGGGTTGgtggcctgggctctggcctAGACCATTCCCCAGGGGAAGTGGATGGCAGAGAGCCTTGCTTCACCAGCCACATTGATTTCACCGGGCACGTGGGAAAGGGAACGTCCACTGGCGAGGAGATGGACTTTGCCGACCTCATCACATCACAGGCACAAATCAACAGACTCATGAAGGACATCGAAACACTGGAGGCTGAGGTTAGTCACTGGAGGCGTTTGTCTCAGTCGTCATCAAAGATACTAGACTCCAGTGAAATTTGGAAACTGAAGACCACCATCAGGGACCTAGAACAACAACGGATGAAGAAGCTAGACGAACACCAACTTGAAGTATCGGTATTACAGAGGCTCCACAAGAAGCAACTGGCCGACGTCATTGAGAGGCACCGCCAACAACTACGTGAGTatgagcaaagggaaagtgaGCTTGGACGGGTGGAGCAACAACTTGCAGAGATGGAGCGGCTGAACGACAATCTGAACAACGTTGCTTCTGATGTcagagcagaaaaccagaagTTGGTTTTGGCACTCCAAGATGTAAGACACCAGCTGGAAGAATCGATTCTCCGTAACAACGAGGAGTGTCTGGAAAACAACATTGCTGTGAGGGCTTTAAAGATCGAAAAAGGGCGGTTAGTAGCGAAATTGTATCGGACTGAGAAGAAGGcgttggaagagaagaggaagtacaAGCAAACCATCAAGAAATTGTTACCTTTAGAGCATGCACGTTTGATCCGACTCATGCAAGAGAAAGACCTGGAACTATTCCACCTCCAAAAGAAGATCGAGCAGATGGACGCCGACCACAGAGAAACCAAGGACATGCTGTCCTCTGCTTTGGAGGAGCAGAAGCAATTGACACAGGTCATTAAAGAAAAAGCCTCAAGAAGCAATGACCTTTTAGAGCAAACCGTGGAGGACAAAGACATGCGTCTCACCTCCGTGACCGCCGAAAATCATCATCTGAAAGAAGAACTGGAGCGCCTGAGACAACAGAGTCGCCCTGTACCTGACCCTAAAATCCTCGAACTGGAGTGTGAAGTCTTCCAACTGAACGAGTTAAAAGATGACCTCGAGGAGGAAGTAAAGGAACAACAGAAGATCATTCACAACCAGCAGCAGGGGAAGATAAGACTGCTTCAGTCTCtacaggagcagaagcagaacGTGGACCATCTTCAATCCCAGCAGGAGCAGCTGCATATTGAACGCGCTCAGCTCCTTGCAGCGAAAGACCAGGAGATTCAGAATTTGCAAGACACATTAGGCCAAATGAAAGCCCAGCTGCCTGACAAAAGCCAGCACATTGCAGCAGAGCACTGTGACGACGTTCAAGTCACAAGCAGTCAGCCTCTTCCTAGAGAGAACGGAAGTGAGAAGCTTGATCCATCTAAAGGCGAAACTCAAAGATCAGTCCAAGGAATAAAAGAGCAAGAAGTGGAGATGAAGCTTCTAACTGAACAGAACATCCGATTGACCGAACACATCGATCGGGTGTCCAAAGAGGAGATTGGTAAACTAACTCAGATTATCCAGCAGAAGGATTTGGAGATCGAGGGTCTTTCCAGCAGAATCTCTGCAGCTTCTCAGCGCCAGCGCGTGGACGTGGAGCGACTTCAGCAGCAATTGCAAGAGTGTGCTTCGAAAAGCGACCAAGTGTTGGCTGTCTTAAATGAGAAAACGAGGGAGAATAGCCATCTGACAAGGGAGTATCAGAAAATGACAGAGAGACTTGCTGCCAAAGAAGCAGAGCTCCAGAGGATGCAAGAGGAAAATCGGAAACTGTCCCCGAGAATTGAATGTAGTGGTCAGGAGATGTTTAGAGAAACGATTCAGAATTTATCACACATTATTCGAGAAAAAGACCTCGAAGTGGATGCCTTAAGTCAGAAATGTCAGACTTTATTGACCATCCTGCAGACCTCCAGCACTGGTGATGAGGTTCGCGGCGTTCACATCGATCAGTTCAAGGAGCTTCTGCGGGAACGGGACACGTTCAAACAGCGAGTGAAGATCATGGAAGAGTGGAAAGAGCAGGTGATGACCACGGTCCAAAACATGAAGCAGGAGTCACCCCAGCTTCAGAGCGATCTTCGCCAGCTCCAGGCGCAGGCTTGCCCTGGCAGCGAGGAGGATTCCAAACTGCAGGCGACCTCTATGGACCTGATCCAGACTTACAGAGGCAAGGAAATAACCTTAGAACACTTAGAGAAGGACCTGGCACGAATTCAGCTCAGCATCGGGGAGAATTGCCACGCCAAGGATCTCCTTTTAGGGAAACTGGATGCGATTTTCCTGCAGCCCTCCCCCGACTCCTCAGAGCCAGCTGACTCTCTGAAGGCCGTGACATCTGACGTAGTGAGCCAGTCTTCTCAGTTGCGCCAAGAGGAGGTAGAAGAGCTAAGAAAATCAATGCAAGAAAAAGATACAATGATTCGAACCctccaggaagagaagcagagatggatGGATTCCGTGTCGGCCGCGTCCCCAGGAGAAGGCAAACAACAGGAACACGGGGATTCCGACATGGAGCCGCTGAAGGAGAAACAGGCCGTTCTGCAAAACTTCATTCCGGATCAAGAGCTCCGACTGCAAGCGAAAAGTGAGGAATTGCTTTCTTTGCAGGAGAAGTTCAGTAGCCAAGTGAGTGAAAATGACCTTTTGAGGCAGGCAGTCACCGATTTGAAGGAGAGACTAGCAGATTTTGAAACGGATGTGTGTCaactgaaagaggaaaatgcaaagcTCGTGGAAAcgtgtagagaaaaggaaatggaaaatcaggCCTTGCAAGAGACCAACAGGCGGCTTTCCATGCTGCCGAGAGAGGAGGAATCCCAGTCCGCTGCGGTGGAAGAGAAGGCACTTGCTTTGGAGCAAGTATTGCGAGGGAAAGAAGAGGGCGAGACCGGGGAAGCGAAGCGGCTCGTCGATGCAGTTGCATCCGTGCAGGACCAGACAGTTGTGTGTccacaggagagagaggaagtccTGCTGGCACtgacacagaaacaaatggaaacctGTGCCCTCCAGAAGGAGGTGCACCATTTACGGGAGAGAGAATCACGCCTCACCCAGGAGCTGGAGAGACGGCGTCACGTCGCTTCAGAAGCCGAAGATTCTCGTCGCCGCGAAGCTTTGGTCTCAGAAGGCAAAGTGGCTCAACTCAGAGAGGAAGTGACGGTCTTGCAGGGAAAGCTCGTTTTGTCTTCCACGGCCTTGGAAAACGCGAGCCATCGAGCCAGTGTGCAGGTGCAGTCGCTGCGGGAGCAATTGCACGTGGTCACCCAGCAGAAAGAGGAAGCCGCCTTCCAGCTTGCAGcctcccaggaggaagggaggcagtaCGGTCACGTTCTAGCCGCCCTCAAGCTGGAACTCGCCGAGTGGATGGAAAAGGCAGACAGCCTAGAAGGGAAACTGAAGTCATTGCAGGGACGCTTCCAGAAAGCAAAGGCTGACTTGGGTCTGAAGGAAGACCAGCTCCAagaagtcaagaaacagaacgAGGTCCAGCAGGAAGTCCTGGAGGACACCCAGAAGAAACTGATGGACTTAGTAAGTAAGTCCGAAGGCATGGTGGACAAAACCCTCCTGAGGAGACTCTTCGTGGGCTCTTTGCAAGCACCTGATGCCGACCGGCAGGAAGCCTTAAGGTTGATGGCAGGCACGCTGGGGATCCAAGAAGACCAGATGCGCCAGCTGTTCAGTGAAAGGCCAGGTGGGGTTACCAGCTGGGTGACGGGGGGGCCTGGATCCAGAAGCGCCCCCAACACACCTGGGAAACCAAGTCACCGAGCTATGGCCAACAATTCTTTTTCAGGACTTTTCATCCAGTTTCTAGAAGCGGAATCACATTCAGCTTCTCCACCACCTAAACCCTCTGCTCATGCCGTGAAGCCCCCAGattcaggaggaaggggaaaagtggCTAAGAAACAAGGCCCACAACATCTGAACACTGCCCTAGGATCCACACCCCgaaaaaaagatgtgaagccCCGCACCACAGCTGTGTCTCTCATTACCCCCCCAGGACCAGAAACGGATGGATCGGAGCACCTTCTTCTAAATGCTGTCACTGATGCTTTCCCCACATACACGCCCCAAATACTGTCACCTGCCACGAAGGTTGGAATGGCGGCCACAGGCCCCTCAAAGAAATAG